Genomic segment of Vulpes lagopus strain Blue_001 chromosome 7, ASM1834538v1, whole genome shotgun sequence:
TTGTGTGTAGTTGTGCAGGAATCTGATGCCTTGTGTGCCTCAGTGCAGATGTGAAAGCGATCATGGAGCTGTGTGATTCTGTGATGCTGCAGGTGtgtctgcattctctctctctctctctctctctctctctccctctttccccttcccatcctttccttcctttccttccttcgttcattcgttcgttcgttcgttcgttcgttcgttccttccttccttccttcctcccttcctccctccctccctcctttctttctctctgtaaacATTTTCcaagcacctgccatgtgccaggccctgaccTGGGTGCTGAAACACAGCCGTGATGTCCTAGTGGGGTGTGAGTGCTCGGCGGTGTTGGGTCCAACCAGCCAGTCGGTGATACATTGGTAGCCAGAAACCAGTTGTGTTGGGAATAACGACACCAGGGAACTGGCAGACGCTACAAAGCCTCTGCCCTCCTGGGGGAGCTGGTCGCCAAACAGTTACGGGCACATCCCCGCGCGCCCACGTCTCTGCGAGGAACCCCTACAGGACCCGCAGGGGCTGTGGCCACACAACTGCGTGTGGATCTTGAGTGCATGACTATGGCCATGggtgggcctgggctgggctgtcCACGTGGGTGAATCCTAACAATGACTCTCCCTACAACCGCCCACACTCATGAGAGTGGGGGACAGTGAGGCTTCCTGTCCTCAGCCAAGTCCCTGGACCCGCAAGTCCCATTCTTCTCTGAATCAAAAACATAAAtacccacccctcaccccttctTCCTGAATATCAGGCATATGAGCTTTCTCCCCCCGTTGGGGGCCTCCCGACTCCCAAGTCTCTGGGTCTTTGTCCTCAGTATTGTCCGTGGCAGGGTCTGCAGATTTCTTTGGTGCCCCAGAGGTGCCAGCTGGGTCTGCAGCCTTCAGGGGTGGCTAGGTCCTCGGCCCCTGGAGGTGCCCGCCGGGCTCTTTGCTTCCTGAGTTTTGGGTTCCCCAGGGCACCCTCTGAGTCACTGCCTGTCGGACCCCCATTCAGTCCGTTGGCAGCCCTTCCTTCACACCATGAAAGCCCCAAAGTAGGAGTGGGTGCCATCGCGGAGTCGGACCAGGCGCTCGTCGGGCACACGGACCAGCACCTCCTCGCCCGCGTCCAGGTGCACCACTCCCCCCAGGAAGCTGCTGTCCCACCACACGCGGGGGCTGGTGGCTCTCCCACAGGGCGACCGCCGGCTGACCAGTAGCTCCAGCTCCTTGGGGTAGCGGGGTGTGCGCTTGTAGAGGCCGTGCGTGATGGGCAGGCCGCTGCTCAGGCCCTGCGGGCAGCCCACGCCTCCCAGCTGCACCTTGGAGTAGATGTAGTAGTAGCCGGCCCGGGCGATCACCAGGGAGCCCTCGCGGTAGCTGAGGCCTCGCAAGAAGGCCAAGCCCAGCTTTGTCTCCCAGAGCAGCGGGCCCCCACTGCCCGTCAGGCTGGAGTTGGCCCCTGGGGATGGAGACAGAGGGTCAGCACGTGTCCCTCCCTGGGTGAGACAGGGTGATGGCGACCCTCCCGTGTTAGTCCTTCTGAGCACCTTATACACGTTAGTTCACTTTATCCTCACTTTGCaggtagagaaactgaggcacccagaggCAAAGTCACTTGCTTCTTATACATCTTAGCtcatgccccctcccctcccgcaggtgggaaaactgaggcacggagCAATTAAGCGACTGGCCGAAAGCATCAAAAACGGTGAGTGGCAAAACCAAGGACCAGAGACGGAACCACCCTGGTCCAGAAGCCTAATAATCTCCATTTtcgtcagtctctctctctctctctctctctctcagtaaaatGGAGATGTGAATAGTGCCTCCTTTGGGTGTAATGAATGAACATGCACAGAGCGTGTCACAGTACGTGTGACACGGTGAGCACCACGTAAGGGtgtattcaataaatgaaatgagacacTGCCCGGGTGTAGGCAGTGTCTGTGTTCTGGGCAAGGCTGTGAATAAATTGTGATGGATGCGTGGATCCTCATGTTGGCCATTTGGTCTCCCCAAGGacaccctgcccctcccctccttcccccgtGGGTCCCCCTCACCTGTGAGGTGTGCAGCTGGGCTGGCCTGGTGGGACCTCCGctctggagagggagaaggtgagaggTTAGCCATGGAAGCAGTGGGGGGCGAGGGCCAGCCTCCGGAGGGGTCATCAGGTCTACCTCCTGGCATCAACCCCACCCTTTCCGGAGTGGCCCAGACTTCTGCTTCtcgggcctgggggaggggcacctgcaGGGCTCAGATCAGTTGTGCAAATCACATTGGGCAATGGgctgagggggcgggggcagcgtGGGAACcatcccaccctccctccctggggcccaggaCCCTGACTCACCTTGAGTCAGCTGTTTCCAGGCTGCATCTCCATCCTGAAAATGCAGAGGAGCCGGTGGTGAGGACTTGCGTGGCCCACGCACTGGCGTCCTCAGGCTCGTGGCTGTGAGCTGCACACAGACCACAGGTACAGACGCCACCCAGGGCCACGTGCACACCCCGGCCCCACCAAGCAGCTTCAGCTTTCCCCTCTCGAAATAGACATGTGAATGAATGGTGCTATTTGGGGTCCAGTGAATTCACCggggctggggtaggggtggggtaaAGCCATTCCGGTGCCCCGCACATAGGAGGTACTAGGTAAGGGTTAATTAAagaagcagggacgcctgggtggcgcagcagttcagtgcctgcctgccttcagctcagggcgtgatcctggggtcccaggatcgagtcccatgtcgggctccctgcatggagcctgcttctccctctgcctgtgtctctgcctctctctctctctctctcatgaataaataaataaataaaatctttttaaaaaataaataaaagatttttactcatgagagacacaaaattaatctttttttttttttttaaagaagtaatattACAGATACACGGACATTCAGGTGGCAGGACACGGGGACATTAATGCCAACAAGCGGATATGGATGGACATGTGGCATAGAGCACAGACTTGGACACTCGTGTGACACACGACAAGGCACACGTGGACTCGGATACACGGGCACATGGTTTATGGATCCCTGTGGGTCTGTGTGCAAGGCCAACACATGGGCCACGGACAGGCCAGTCCGTGGACACTTGGGCACACAGGCGCGGGATAGCAGCACGGGTTCCCGTGCGGGACAGGTACGTATGGCCATCGGGTACAGCCACAAGGTGAAATGACCTGGGGAGACACAGGACACGGAAGGCCAAGGCCGCATGGCAAACAGACAGAGACAGCCACCGCCAACAGCACACTGCCGCAGGGAGAGGTTCTCACAGACTCGGACCAAGTGGGTTGGTGGCGGTCCCCACAGTGGGGGTCAGGGTACGGCTGACAATACCTAACAATGTCCAAATGCCCATTCCGGGGGTTGCCGGCAACAAGACTATGTTATGAGCATAAAACCTGCTGAGAGACCAGATTTTTCTTTGTGGCCACCACGAGGAGAAATGGTAATTACGTGACAGCGCAGAGGTGTTGGCGATCGTGTTGTGGTACAAATACGTTGCACGCCTTAGAAGATCGAGTATTtatatctccattaaaaaaaaaatgcggTTTTGATTGATTGAACACCTGCCTCGGGCCCGCCGCCAGGCGCCACACCCGCGACACCGTGTCATTCCCTGCCGGGTGGGCACTCATTTCCACAGCCACTTAACAGACAAGGAAATTGAGTTTCGGAGGGGTGAGCTGACTCGCCCTGGGCTGCTCTTGGCCTGTCTCCTGTcttgcacacacacgtgcacagagGGATGCCAGTGACACAgaagcccccccccgccccccgccccgagccccACTCACCAGCAGGGGTGTGACCATCTCCCCGAGGCGCCAGTGTAGCCGGAGTAGGAACCAGCCCTGGACGGCCAGCCCggccaccagcagcagcagcagcaggcccaggcccagctgggCCACACTGCAGGGCCGGCTCCGGCGCCTGCGCCCCAGCCTTGTGAATGGGATGTCTGTCTGTCCGTCCACCACGAACACCGAGGGTCGCACAACGGGCTCCTCCATGCCTGAGCAGATGAGGTCCCGAGACGCCCCGGGAGCTGGGCTAGCGCCGCTGGGTCCCTGAGGGCAAGGAGGAAACCACAATTGCCCAATGCTCCTGGGCTTCCCACGCTGCAGACAGGCGCCCGTGGGTCTCGGGGCTGCCTTTAGAGCGGGGTTCagcccctcccctttccccagtggccctcctcttcttcctgtccccccacccccaggctggccCCATCTTACTTTCACTCATGCAGCCTCTCACACTTTCCAGGGGCATCTGAAGATGTGACTCAGGTAGGGATGGAGAGGGGAGGCCCCAGCTTTTCCCTGAGGCCGCTTCTTTGTTACGAAATATTTATAGAGCATTtcccacgtgccaggcactgttctaggcttGAGGGCACGGCTGTGGACAAGAGAGACAAAAGTCCCTGGTCTTATGGAGCGCCTTCGCCCCTTAACAATGAGCCtggtaaataagaaaatactataCAGTATGTTAGTTAGATGGTGGTGAGAGCAGTGGGAAATACGAgagtggtttgtgtgtgtgtgtgtgtgtgtgtgtgtgtgcacgtgtgtatatTGTGTTCaatgcttgtgtgcatgtgtgagcatgCCCGTATGCGTACATATGCACACGTGTGGGTGTATGCAGGTGTGTGCATCCACCCGGGATGTATGCAGGTGTGTGCATATGGGCATGTGTAtgctgtgtatatgtgtgcaggTGCAAGCGTGCCTGTATGCGTACATAGGCACTCATGCAGGTGTAtgtaggtgtgtgcatgtgtatgtgtgtaggtgtGAGCACACCTGTatgcatacatatgcacacatgtggGTGAAATGCACACAAGTGTGTCCCAGTGCAGGcatatgtgtgcctgtgtgtgcataagcatgcacatgtgtgtgtgtgcatgtgtgcatgcatgcatgcaagtTTTAATGGGAACTCAGAGTCAGTGCTGGAACCACTGGTCACCAGGCTAAGACCCAGGCTTGGAAGGCGTCCTGAGGGCACCCGGAATTGGCCTGAGTAGCTCTCTCTTTTTGCTGAAATCCCACCTTTCAGCGAGCCTTGGTGATTCAGTCTCCAAGGCCCATCTCAATCCAGCCACCTGTGACCATACCTACTGCTACCACCTTCCCCAGGGCTGTGGACcgcttctgtccctccctccattcttACGGTGAGGTCCTGGTTATCAAAGTGCTGGTATCTGGAGGTGGAGCCTTGGGAGAGGGGATGAGGTCACAAGGGTGAAGTCCTCCAGAATGGGATGAGTGCCCCTACTGGGTGCCTGGTGAAGATCCAGCCAGAGGGCTGCTGTCTGCaggccaggaagagagccctcaccagaGCCCGACCGAGCTGGCACCCTcctctcagacttccagcctccagaactgtgagaaataaatgtctgttgtttaaggcCCCCAGTGTAGGGTTGTTACAGTGGCCAGACTGCGCCGAGACCCCAGGGCAACCCACCACTTCTGGCTTGGGCTCTTACACTCttaccttctctttccctctagcCACCTCGTAATTCATTCTCTGCCCTCTACCTGGTGTGAGattgcttatttcattttattttattttacggaggcaaaattcacataacataaaactaacccatgggatccctgagtggcgcagcggtttagcacctgcctttggcccagggcacgatcctggagacccgggatcgaatcccacgtcgggctcccggtgcatggagcctgcttctccctctccctgtgtctctgcctctttctctctctctgtgtgactatcataaataaaaaataaaaaaaacaaaaaacaaaacaaaaaaaaccataaaactaacCCTTTTTTAAGGTGAGCAACTCAGTGGCATTTAGGATATTTACAATCTCAGACAACTCTATCTAGTTCCCAGGCATTTCTGGTGCCTTGAAAAGACAAgccccttcccagcccctggcaacagCAAGTCAGCTTTCCCGCTCTGGGGAGTCACCCATTCTAGATATTCCAGATGTTTCATAAAAGTGGACACATGCCATCTgtggccttctgtgtctggcttctttcgctGAATATAACGTTTTTGggtttcatccacgttgtagtGGGTGCCGGAACTTCCTTCTGTTTTAGGGCTGAGGGATGTTCCAGTGTTTCCGCCCTTGGACGGATGTTTAAATTGTTTCCACCCTTGGGCTACtgtgagcatgcatgtgtgcacac
This window contains:
- the TNFSF14 gene encoding tumor necrosis factor ligand superfamily member 14; translated protein: MEEPVVRPSVFVVDGQTDIPFTRLGRRRRSRPCSVAQLGLGLLLLLLVAGLAVQGWFLLRLHWRLGEMVTPLLDGDAAWKQLTQERRSHQASPAAHLTGANSSLTGSGGPLLWETKLGLAFLRGLSYREGSLVIARAGYYYIYSKVQLGGVGCPQGLSSGLPITHGLYKRTPRYPKELELLVSRRSPCGRATSPRVWWDSSFLGGVVHLDAGEEVLVRVPDERLVRLRDGTHSYFGAFMV